A window of Haliscomenobacter hydrossis DSM 1100 contains these coding sequences:
- a CDS encoding DinB family protein has protein sequence MLDQSFLQLFTTEIKRRLFEESQVRLERCLNELSEADIWWRPNENSNSVGNLVLHLCGNARQWILAGLGGAADQRKRQAEFDERGPVSRAELIKKVQQLMSEIDATLDQLTPADIERPIVVQGFNETGMSILIHVVEHFSYHVGQMAYIVKARLDKQTNFYGGINLNNE, from the coding sequence ATGCTCGATCAATCCTTCCTCCAACTGTTCACTACGGAAATCAAACGCCGCCTGTTTGAAGAATCACAGGTGCGTCTCGAACGTTGTTTGAACGAACTTAGCGAAGCCGACATTTGGTGGCGACCCAACGAAAACTCCAATAGTGTAGGCAACCTGGTTTTGCATCTCTGTGGAAATGCCCGGCAGTGGATTTTGGCGGGTTTGGGTGGTGCTGCCGACCAACGCAAGCGTCAAGCTGAATTTGATGAACGTGGTCCGGTATCAAGAGCAGAACTGATCAAAAAAGTACAACAACTCATGTCTGAAATCGATGCCACACTTGATCAATTGACGCCAGCAGACATCGAACGGCCCATCGTTGTACAGGGGTTCAACGAAACAGGCATGAGTATCCTCATTCACGTCGTAGAACACTTCTCCTACCACGTGGGACAAATGGCCTATATTGTCAAGGCCAGACTGGATAAACAAACGAACTTTTA
- the uvrA gene encoding excinuclease ABC subunit UvrA, which yields MKQKATIEAPTPTTGTDHWIQIRGARGNNLKNINLDIPKNQLVVVTGVSGSGKSTITMDTLYAEGQRRYVESLSSYARQFLGRMKKPEVDYIKGICPAIAIEQKVSTSNARSTVGTLTEIYDYLRLLYARVGRTYSPISGAQVKKHEVKDVNDYIHTFPAGARVQLFIPLPYKYKDRLLDRELSLLLQKGYSRLRKEGELMDIQDFLTSNDTILKLKIEDIPTDTLYILIDRFAVSEEEDNIRRIADSIQTAFYESEGECWVDVVGSEAMKGFNNRFELDGLLFIEPNPQLFNFNNPFGACPSCEGFSMVMGIDEDKVVPDKSLSLYEGAIACWKGEKLGLWLEEVLAHAHKYNFPVHLPYRDLSKEQRNMLWKGTSSFGGIRAFFKELEEKAYKVQNRVMLARYRGRTLCPTCEGARLRVEATYVKVGGRGIHELIDEPIDELYQFFKSIDLGDFDKKVGNRLLQEISSRLQYMCDLGLGYLTLNRVSATLSGGETQRINLTRLLGSNLTSSMYILDEPSVGLHPRDTERLVKVLRTLRDLGNTVIVVEHEEDLIKNADYLIDIGPAAGIHGGEVVFAGPYADIYTDAANSLTTLYMSGRMEIPVPGFRRKTSDFIWVKGAQQNNLQNIDVAFPLHTMIAVSGVSGSGKTTLVKQILYPALKRELGEATPKAPGLHRGIEGPFKKIKAVEMVNQSPIGKSSRSNPVTYVKAYDAIRDLFTNQQLAKIRGFKPKHFSFNVDGGRCDACKGEGEQIIEMQFLADVRLECEVCQGKRFKTEVLDVVYKGKNIHEVLEMSIDEAMEFFAEHKDIISKIKPLQDVGLGYVHMGQSSSTLSGGEAQRVKLASFLNQEHANQHVLFIFDEPTTGLHFHDIRKLLDALNALVEKGHTVIVVEHNLEVIKSADWVIDLGPDGGKGGGELVYQGTPEGLLKVEGSITGKYLQTKLNQI from the coding sequence ATGAAACAAAAGGCTACCATCGAAGCGCCTACTCCGACAACAGGCACTGACCATTGGATTCAGATCCGGGGTGCCCGCGGGAACAACCTTAAAAACATCAATTTAGACATTCCCAAGAACCAGTTGGTAGTGGTTACGGGTGTTTCGGGTTCGGGTAAATCCACGATCACGATGGATACCCTCTATGCTGAAGGCCAGCGGCGCTACGTAGAAAGCCTCTCTTCTTATGCCCGGCAGTTTTTGGGGCGGATGAAAAAACCGGAGGTCGACTACATCAAGGGCATTTGTCCGGCCATCGCCATTGAGCAAAAAGTTAGCACCAGCAATGCGCGCTCCACCGTGGGAACGCTGACCGAAATATACGATTACCTGCGCCTGCTGTACGCACGAGTAGGCAGAACGTATTCGCCCATCTCGGGGGCTCAGGTGAAAAAGCACGAGGTCAAAGACGTCAACGACTACATCCATACTTTTCCAGCGGGCGCTCGGGTACAATTGTTCATCCCCCTACCTTATAAATACAAAGACCGCTTGCTGGATCGAGAGTTGAGTCTTTTGTTGCAAAAAGGCTACAGCCGCTTGCGCAAAGAAGGGGAATTGATGGACATCCAGGATTTCCTCACTAGCAATGATACCATCCTGAAATTGAAAATTGAGGACATCCCCACGGATACCTTATACATTTTGATCGACCGCTTTGCCGTAAGTGAAGAAGAAGACAACATTCGCCGGATTGCCGACTCTATCCAGACCGCTTTTTACGAAAGTGAAGGCGAATGTTGGGTAGATGTAGTCGGCAGCGAGGCCATGAAGGGCTTCAACAACCGTTTTGAACTGGATGGTCTACTTTTCATCGAACCCAATCCTCAACTTTTCAACTTCAACAATCCCTTTGGCGCGTGTCCAAGTTGTGAAGGATTCAGCATGGTGATGGGGATTGATGAAGACAAAGTGGTGCCCGACAAATCCTTGTCCTTATACGAAGGTGCCATTGCTTGTTGGAAAGGGGAAAAATTGGGCCTTTGGTTGGAAGAAGTGCTGGCGCATGCCCACAAGTACAATTTCCCGGTGCATCTGCCTTACCGAGACTTAAGCAAAGAACAGCGCAATATGCTTTGGAAAGGCACCAGTTCTTTTGGGGGCATCCGTGCGTTTTTTAAAGAATTGGAAGAAAAAGCCTACAAGGTTCAAAACCGGGTGATGCTGGCCCGTTACCGTGGCCGCACGCTTTGCCCAACCTGCGAAGGTGCCCGCCTGCGCGTAGAAGCCACTTACGTAAAAGTTGGTGGCAGAGGCATCCATGAACTGATTGATGAACCAATTGACGAACTCTATCAATTTTTTAAAAGTATCGATCTGGGTGATTTTGATAAAAAAGTAGGCAATCGCCTCTTGCAGGAAATCAGCTCCCGGCTGCAATACATGTGTGATTTGGGACTGGGTTACCTGACACTCAATCGGGTTTCGGCCACGTTGAGCGGCGGCGAAACCCAGCGCATCAACCTCACCCGTTTGTTGGGCAGCAACCTCACCAGCTCGATGTACATCCTGGATGAACCCAGTGTTGGGCTACATCCCCGCGATACCGAACGTTTGGTAAAAGTGCTCCGCACGCTGCGCGATTTGGGCAATACCGTCATCGTGGTAGAACACGAAGAAGACCTGATCAAAAATGCCGATTACCTGATTGATATTGGCCCGGCTGCCGGGATACACGGCGGCGAGGTGGTTTTTGCCGGCCCTTATGCCGACATCTACACCGATGCTGCCAATAGTTTGACCACTCTATACATGAGTGGGCGCATGGAAATTCCAGTGCCCGGTTTCCGCCGTAAAACCAGTGATTTTATCTGGGTAAAAGGCGCGCAACAAAACAATCTCCAGAACATTGATGTGGCATTTCCGCTGCATACGATGATTGCGGTGAGTGGGGTTTCTGGTTCGGGCAAAACCACCCTGGTAAAACAGATCCTGTACCCGGCTCTCAAAAGAGAACTGGGTGAAGCCACGCCCAAGGCTCCCGGTTTACACCGGGGAATCGAAGGGCCGTTTAAAAAAATCAAAGCGGTTGAAATGGTCAACCAAAGTCCGATCGGCAAGTCCTCGCGCTCCAATCCGGTGACTTACGTGAAGGCGTATGATGCCATCCGCGACTTGTTTACCAATCAACAACTGGCCAAAATCCGGGGCTTCAAACCTAAACACTTTTCCTTCAATGTAGACGGTGGCCGTTGTGATGCCTGTAAGGGAGAAGGAGAACAAATCATCGAAATGCAATTCCTGGCCGATGTGCGCCTGGAATGTGAGGTCTGCCAGGGCAAACGTTTCAAAACCGAAGTACTCGATGTAGTATACAAAGGCAAAAACATCCACGAGGTATTGGAAATGAGCATCGATGAGGCCATGGAATTTTTTGCTGAGCACAAGGATATCATTTCCAAAATCAAACCTTTGCAAGACGTTGGTCTGGGTTATGTACACATGGGGCAGTCTTCCAGCACTTTGTCGGGTGGCGAAGCCCAACGGGTAAAGTTGGCCTCTTTCCTGAACCAGGAACATGCCAATCAACACGTGCTGTTCATCTTCGACGAACCCACTACGGGGCTGCACTTTCACGACATCCGCAAGCTGTTGGATGCCCTCAATGCCCTGGTGGAAAAAGGACATACGGTCATTGTAGTAGAACACAACCTGGAAGTGATCAAATCCGCCGACTGGGTGATTGACCTGGGGCCCGACGGGGGCAAAGGCGGCGGAGAATTGGTTTATCAAGGGACTCCAGAGGGTTTGCTGAAAGTGGAAGGGTCGATTACAGGAAAATATTTGCAAACAAAATTGAACCAGATCTAG
- the fabG gene encoding 3-oxoacyl-[acyl-carrier-protein] reductase, with the protein MKLLQDKVALVTGGSRGIGAAIVKRFAEQGAHVAFTYRSSAAQAEAIVAELEALGVKAKAYASDAGNFAEAEALINAVVADFGKLDILVNNAGITQDTLMLRMSEEQWDKVITTNLKSVFNLSKFALRPLMKAGGGSIINMSSIVGITGNAGQANYAASKAGIIGFSKSLAKEMGSRAIRCNVIAPGFIETDMTEALDEKTRDAYLANIPLKRFGKANEVADLCVFLGSDLSTYVSGQTISVCGALHT; encoded by the coding sequence ATGAAACTATTGCAGGACAAAGTGGCGCTCGTAACCGGTGGTTCACGGGGAATTGGAGCGGCCATTGTAAAAAGATTTGCGGAACAAGGTGCCCATGTTGCCTTTACGTATCGGTCTTCGGCAGCTCAAGCTGAAGCCATTGTTGCTGAACTGGAAGCTCTAGGGGTAAAAGCCAAAGCTTATGCCTCGGATGCGGGTAATTTTGCGGAAGCAGAAGCCTTGATCAATGCGGTGGTTGCCGACTTTGGCAAACTTGACATTTTGGTCAACAATGCCGGGATTACACAGGATACCCTGATGCTGCGCATGAGTGAGGAACAGTGGGACAAAGTGATCACCACCAACCTCAAATCGGTGTTCAACTTATCCAAATTCGCGCTACGTCCCCTGATGAAAGCAGGCGGCGGCTCGATCATCAACATGAGTTCGATAGTGGGCATTACGGGCAATGCGGGGCAGGCCAACTACGCGGCCTCTAAGGCGGGCATCATTGGCTTCAGCAAGTCACTGGCCAAAGAAATGGGTTCACGTGCCATTCGTTGCAATGTGATTGCACCGGGTTTCATCGAAACGGACATGACTGAGGCATTGGATGAAAAAACCCGTGATGCTTATTTGGCCAATATTCCGCTCAAACGTTTTGGCAAGGCCAATGAAGTCGCCGACCTCTGCGTTTTTCTGGGCTCGGATTTGTCGACTTATGTGTCTGGGCAGACCATTTCGGTTTGTGGGGCGCTACATACCTAA
- a CDS encoding Bor family protein: MKKLTSNLILVCGLSLFMTSCYTYTHVVGKGAQTGVEVKKMNHYLIYGLAPLNISNPKEMAGGVEDYEVTITHTFIDGLINAITFGIYTPTTTIVKK; encoded by the coding sequence ATGAAAAAATTAACTTCCAATCTAATTTTGGTCTGTGGATTGTCATTGTTTATGACTTCATGTTACACCTATACTCATGTTGTAGGTAAAGGAGCTCAAACTGGGGTAGAAGTCAAAAAAATGAACCACTATTTAATTTATGGGTTGGCCCCCCTAAATATATCTAATCCCAAGGAAATGGCTGGTGGGGTAGAGGATTATGAAGTAACCATTACTCATACTTTTATTGATGGGTTGATCAATGCAATTACTTTTGGGATATACACCCCAACAACCACAATTGTGAAGAAATAG